The DNA sequence GACAGCTTTGCTCTTGCTAAATTTAGACATTCGCTAGACAGGACTATTACTTGGTTGTTCTTGGCACTGCAAAATCCATGCAAAAAACAATTCATACCAGTTCACGCATCTTCTCACCtgccacaaaagaaaaattatgcatCTTTCTCTTGTCCATGCTTGCAAACTGCAACCAGAAGAAAAAATCTCAGCTTGAAAACGCTGTGGTTCCAATTTTGATAGTCCAAACCATTGATTGCGTCTGGCCTAAATAAACCTCCCCGCTCTCACATGTATGATGACACAAAAGCAAAGACAAGACGGAACTATTGGGACTAGGTTCGTATGCATTGGCTGCCAATTACATACAAActtgccaatcaatcaagaagCTTGTACCTCCACTGTGTCAAAATCATTTCAAGAGCTCATGGCATCCTTGTTCGTAAATTTTTGGAGGATTTAACAGTAAGATCCAGCATGAGTCACACTGCATACaacagcaagagagagagagagatgtggaaAAGGTTAAGCTGCCCAGTAGAAGCAGGCATGGAAGTCCCTCTCATTAATAAGTTCAGCTGGTTAAAGAGGCTCAACCTTTTATTGACACAAGCGTGTTCTCGATAGTCTACGTCAGTCAATCCACGATTACTCAGACAGCACCCTTCAAACCAAAAGTTGACATGCTTAAGTTgcagaaaataatgaaaatttcatttgaaaGGTATGGACTCTAAGACTGGACATTTCATCCTTACCAATAATTGCAAGAAGCACAATTGGCATCGATTTCTCAAAGACAACTAATtgcatattaaaaaatatccaaaacAATCATTTTCATCAGCTTGACCTTATCCCACGAGCACAATTCTGACCCCAGCATGCTCATTGTTGTTGTCGATTTGGTCTACAACCATCGTGCACAATCTAACCTATCCTAATTTGGTATAGGATAGCATCCAGAGCATCATCCAGAGGAATAGCCCATATACTCCAATGAAACTTGTTTTTGTTGGTAGCGCTTCTCCAGTTGGTCAAACAGCTGCACCAACGATCCCAGCTCAAAACAGTGAACTAAAGAAAGCTAGTAAaactttaacaaaaaataaatagacagaaaGCAATATCTTTTCCAACTATCATTGAGAAAGCACAAGATAGAAAAGCTAAAGACGACTCTTAAGCATTGCTTTGATGCGCCATTGCAGAGGGAAGCAAATGAGAGACGTACAAATAGGTCAAATCCTAACAAACAAGTCTCGAATAATGGGGAACTTAACAAAGACATTATCAGAAACTCTTCCATTGAGTTAGTTCAAAGAGTAGAAAAATGCCTTACGTGGACGATACCGTGCAATGGGAATTTCCCGCAGTTCACGCTTGATGCACAAATATTCACCTAGTAGAGCCATCACTGCAAGTCCAGTGCCATTAACTACCCACCACGTTATTGAGGAAGGCCAACCTCCATATATGATGCATATCAAGAGATGAATGATAAATAAAGTGGCAGAAAAGTCCGGGCATTTCTTAGCCCTCTCAATTAGATAAAGCATATATCCAGCTCTGCATCAAGATAACCAAATTCAATATAAGAAACTGTAGTAACTTTCTGCCTTCATAAGCACGTAGACAGTAGATAAGATACGTTCTCCCTCCATAAAACAAGTTTAAGATTTACAATTCACAAAGCACCTGTTATACCCTAAGGATTCTGTTTTCATATCTATGTTTAATATATTAGCAGCATATGGAGCGAGCCCAATGTTACAGCAAATAAGAGAACTATAGATGGAATGACATGGTAAAAGGTCCGGTTAAAGACCTCAGAGTTACACTGTCACATCCGGTTATCTCAAGCACATACATTCAAAGACATCTGATCATTAGCTTGAATGACTGATAACAGCAGACTCAAAGGGTGAACAAGTCATGGGTGTCTTTTCTTCaaacgaaaattaaaaggtggtCCCATCACTGCATCTGGATTTGAACTTTACAGACAAATCATGTCTTCAGGTACCAAGTCGcagattcttctttttctttttgtcacatAGCTACTGAGCAGTCTAGGCAACTGTGTCTAATACATTTGGACATATGACAACGCTTTTTTAGTGATTCTTAGAGTCACAAAATGGACTAGTGAAGAGGCCAAGATACGGAGTGTCTTCATGACGATTGAGAGAAAACAAAACTAGAGGGGGTCATTTGGGGGAAAAAACTAGGAAATCTACTATTAACTAAACCACTGCATACACGATCAGATCCAAAGTGAAACCAAATAAATTTACTGCACAAACAATTAATTGTTCCTGAGTGCAGTTTACAAAAGGGATTCTAACATGGACGTAACAAACTTTCCCTTGACACCATGACAAACCAAGAATGAATGTCACAAGATGATCTTTCAATTATTCAGTCAAGGAACATAAACCTTATCAACCCAATTGTCTCGTTTAATAACTCTTCAATGCAATTCCTGTTCTTCTTTTGGTGAACAAAATCAACGTTTTCCCCCACAGCTAAGCTTCATATAGTGAATTATATCATTTTCGCAATTTAACTCAACTTACATTCCAAAGGACAGTCATATGCTAACTGTCTAGCAGAAAATGACCTGAAAAATGTTGTATAAAACAACTTGATAGGATAGCAAAGCTAAGTATTGAACTATGGAAGAGGGGGGAAAAATCAGTTCGATATATGGTTACCAATGTATCAGGTCAAAGTAAGAGCGGGGCAATAATAAACCATGCCAATCCATTTCTCCTTACTAGAAGAGAATAAATTCGGAATCATGGATGATTGCTCAACCAGAAAAGACGTTATTCCAACAGTCCCAAAGCAGTGGAACAAGTGTGGCAGCTAATTTTATCGACTAGATAATAAAAACCAACCGGATGGAACCAAAGACATGAAAAAGCAACATAGAGAGTGAGAGCAGCATAAAGTTTAACCTGAGTTAGCATTGTTATTGAGGTCATACATGCACACATTCTTTTAAGTTAGAGCACTCATCCACACTCCATAACAATCAAAAATTCACATGAAAACGAAAGAGCTACAAGACATAATTGCAACAacataaaatcaaaatatgctaaaaaaagataatttcaaTCTCACCCTGCAACTGCAGTGAGCACGAAACAAGCGATGACGGACCACCCAGTCACCGTGGACGTGGACACAGCCGCAAAGTCAAAGAAGTAGACGAGGCTCATGCGCGAGACTCGAGTCCCGACGAGGAGCGACAGGAACAACCCTAGCGTGAGGTAATACAAGCATTGAAGACAGACAATTTGGGCAACAATGAGCCAAGGGTCCCACGCTACTGCACCATAGAACATGACTGCTTCCCCTGCCTCTCCCAAATCAACCAAAACTCCACCAGAAACTCTAATCGAACCCCAATTCGATCAAAACTCAGAGCCCTCGAAGTCAAATCCGAGCATTCCCAAGCCTGCACTCCTAGAAACGCTCATCGAAGCCGAAATCCGCAGTAAACCGAATCTCATCCATGGAATCCGACACGAACCGCATCGCTTCTACAACAGTGAGCCGATGCCCACCGCGCCGACCTGGATCCGAAACCCGAGATCACTCGGGGCATCGATATGAAACCGAATTGCAGTGGTTGTGATTCGATAAAAAGACGAAATTTATGAACGATTACGATTTGATGCTACAGCAGAAAGAGCGCGTAGTCAGAGAAGCAcacacaaaagagagagaaaaggattGAGAAGCCGCAAAAGCCGAGATCacacttctcctcctcctttcttccTCGTacgtctttttttcttctccttttttcccctttttttttgtcgaaacctttttttttcattttttttttgcattttttattatttgctgGTTGGTCCAATTTAGGcatgatgttttctttttatttattgtgagcccaaccaaaaaaaaaaaatagaataatgtCATTTGTCTAACTATATATTTAGGAAAATGTGCATACTATATAAGACCGAGCATCTCCTATTTTTAATGGATCTTTAATCctatttcttgtctttttcccaATTATCTCCCGAAACTTTATGTCCATACGTAAATGCGGGCATTCATTATTGGATGTTAACTCTCCCGTGTCTCGATATCaaaatttggataaattttatcctataACAATCtctctgaaatttttcaaatcttaaaatatCTTTATATTCATAATTTTGCCAATAATACTTTTAGAAGATTCAAATATCTCGGCACACCataattttgcttaatttttcatattacgATTTGTTTTCCGCACGCCATGCGTGCGCGCATTTGCTATATCTCGAAATGAAAATCAACATAGCGCCCATTGTATTATCAACTCATGAGATGGAAAATTTGTATCCCTCTTAAGAGATGGAACAATAATTACCAAAACCTTCCATGGATATTTCTCTGTGATATTTGAGGCAGTTTCTTTCAAtgatatttttcacaaaaatattcgTTGCATTTTGTATCACGACAAAATAATTCTTCCATGAAGGATAAGACGATGTGATCTTGGGAATTAGCTTAGCCAAAATTAAATAAACTTACAACCGAAAATACCGTTAAATATATTTCTAAATGATATAGTTTAGTTTGAATGTAGTTTCTTAAGTTACTCCGAAGTGAtagaatctttttttatttttataatatatcTTTCCAATTcataatatatatgtatgtatatatatatttcactaaggataaaattattcaaaagtaaaaatggctaatttggaaaaagaatgggCCTAGTGAAGCCTGCTAGAGTTGGACCTTGAGGCCCAAAGAGTACAGGAAACGCCTCGGCGCAAGATAGCACGACCCTCTTTTATCTCCGGAATCATCATTTTCCTCTCGCTTCTCACTCTCGATTTGCTTTCACCTAATTCGTTTCCAGTTCTTGCTCCGTCCACGATTTCTTCTTTCGCTCCGTATTCTCCACGACATATTCTTCGTCTCCAACATGAATCTCCTCGCAAAATGAGTGGAACTGTTACGAAAGAAGCTGTGGGTGCTGGATACTTCGGACTTCTTCCAAGGCTGCGGATTTGTTCTCGGCCGAGGTAAGATCTTTGAGCTCCACTTTGGTTTTTGGCCTCGACTTTCCGTTCGTATGAGCTGATGGGTAGCTAATTTGGGTATGTGCTGTTTGGTTTTGTCGGGGGGTTGAATCGtcagaaaggggaaaaaaaagtgagCTTGTCATTTGCCACTTAAAGAAAGATGGGCTCTGTGAGGTCACTGGTCAGTGAATCTGAATATGGCTGATTAGCGGCTAAGTGGATTTAGAGCTAGTTTAGAGAAGTTAATTAGCTAATGTTATACTGCAAGTGTTGAATGTTGTTAGAATAAGCGTAATTAGCTTGCTGTATCTTGTGCAGTTTTCAATTGAATTATACTAAGGTATAGATTTTATATCTAatggaaagtgaaaaaatttcTCGTTTCCCATTTGGGTATCATTTTTCGGTTCCTTTCCCCTTAAATTATTCCTATTGTTTGCTGCTGTTATAGGGGATTCTGTGGTCTTAAAGTAAGAACTGAAGTACTCACGTGAGCAGAGACTTTGGCTTTTATGTGGTGAAGAAAGAGAGGTTGGAGTTTTTTGGGTTGCCTTGCAGTGAAATATTGTCCTTCACGAGATTGGACGGTGATTAGATGGACCACGCTGAGGATGATGCTGGGTACCCCCCTCATTCGCATGGTGCAGATCAGCCACAGGCATATGGTTCCTCAAATTCCCAAAAGCTTCCTGTTGGAACTCCTCCATATTCTAAGCCAGTCAATAACCAATACGTagatgatgaggatgaggatgatggtgatgaagaggatgaagaggaagagttgggagaagaagaagatgataaagATCACATGAATGGCAACAGGCAAACTGTCAAGAatgtggaagatgaagatgacgaaGACGATGACAACGACGAAGATGATTTCTCagatgacgatgacgacgacgacgatgacctGCAGAAGAACCAAGCTAGAAGAGCGAATGACCCAGAAAGGCGCCCCAAAAGGCGGAAGCTGAAGAGTTTGGTTTCTAGTTATGAGTTTGCTCCTCGTGTACCACCACCTCAAGATGTGCCTCCACCAGTCCCGAAACCACTGCCACCTACTGGTGGCCGGAATTCTCTCACGGATTGGACTGAACATGAGACAGTTGTTTTACTTGAAGCTTGGGGCGAGCGGTTTCTTCAACGTGGGAGGAAGAGTCTTCGGTCTGATGAGTGGCAAGAAGTCGCAGAAAAGGTGGCTGAGGTATCCAAAGTTGACAGGACAGAGAGTCAATGCAGAAACCGATTAGATACATTGAAGAAAAAGTACAAGAAGGAGAAAGCTAAATTTGTGGAGACCTGTGGTGTCTCCAGCAAATGGGTCTATTTCAAGAAGATGGACATGTTAATGTGCTCATCACCCTCGCAACAAACTGCTTTGTCTTGTGGGGTCGACTCTGGGGAGTACGTCTTCATGAACCCTAGGGTTTACCTGAACCGTGCTAATGGAATGGATGAGATGAGGGACAGTCCTGGGAACTCGGAGTCTTCTGACAAAGGGGGAGATGATTCAGATGGCCTTCcaccaaagaagagaaaatctgGAAGAGAGTCCAGTGATGGGGCTTCGATCAAATTGCTTGCGGAGTCAGTGACGAAATTTAGTAAGATCTACGAGAAGATTGAGAATAGTAAGAGGCAGCAGATGGTGGAACTGGAGAAGATGAGGATGGATTTTCAGCGGGATCTGGAAGTTCAAAGGAAGCAGATAATGGAGAGAGCTCAAGCCGAGATTGCAAGAATAAGGCAAGGCGACGATGGCGAGAATGATCTCTCTGCTGAGAATGCCAGCGGGTGACATCTTTACCTGAATAAGGATTATGATTAGATTAGTATGTTGACTCTTCCTCTTCCGGTGTATAATATTGGTTGAGTTAGGCCCCTGAACGTCTAGTTTCTGAACCAATAATATGATTGAAGGTACTTGTGCTCATTGCTGTATTGGAAATCAGTGACTTCGATGAGCCCTCGCATTGTGGTATGGTCAATCTTTCGGCTCACTTTTGCTCCTTCCTCTATGGAGACATCATCTATAAGTTCTGCAGGTCTTGTGCTCATTCTTAGTTTCTTGGATGCGTTTGAATTAACTGCAGATGGGTATTCAATCACTCGAGGCGCTTGTGCCATTGTTGTCTCTGAAAATCATCTGTTTCAAAGGGAAATATGAGAAGTTGAACtacattagtttttttttttttgtttgggtcaGATCTACATTAGTCACTTTAGAGGCCACTTGTAAGTGCTTGACGGTGAACTGAACTTGACTTGCTAGGAACCCAAAAGACCATTGCCAATTACATATGGTTTCTCTGGGGGAGTTATacgggaaaacaaaaagaaacttgctccTTCCTTGGCTTTCATAGAGGCAGGTATGTCTCCGCCATTGGTGAGGAATAAGACCCCCGTGTGACTGTAACTGTCCTGTGCACGGTGCCGTGCCTTGAAGTGCTGTAATTTTGATGTTTGGTTTTGCATATTTTTAAGATGCAGCTCCTCGAAGCTCGGTGAGGCCGCCATGAGATGTTTGCCAAACACCTTATAAAAGCTACAACACCCTTCTTCACAACTGAAATTGCCGTACGAAATCTGTTCCAAATAATCTCTTAAGTTGACCAAGTTTTGTTAGTTGCTTTTTATAGACCCTTTTTTAAAAACGGATCAAGAGGGCGCAATCTTACTTTGTTATATGAAAAGTTAGTATCAACATTGATCCATCAACAGGACGATAGGCTTTTCCTGATTGAATTTACTCACCTATGAAAAGGTATACTAGTTGTTGGTACATGATTGTCAGTCAAAAAAATGCAACGAATTTGTTTGTGTTACTGATAAAACGTAACTTCAGCTTTATTAATCTTTTATAGACGCGTGAAAATCGTGCTTCCCACGtcataaaattcaaatttatgaTAGATGGGAACTGTGTTTGGACAAATGATCCACCTTATCCAAATCAAGTACTTGGGATGTTTCCCACATGTTCTGCAACTTTCTCTTTACTACATCGCAATTTAAAACTCTGGCGAATGAAGAGTTACTAAGAGAGTTCCGAGGTTATCTTAAAAGATCCTGATATTGTCGTGTCAGAAGTAGGTTTCCTCAAGTATTTGTAAATTTCTCTACAGTGGAAGTAGTTCATCCCGTATAATTTATTAGCAGTTTTTCCAAGTTTCGTGGCAATTTCCAAAGTTAAATAAATTGCatttaaaagttattttttctaattattataAGTAAGCTTTTCATGTTATTTAGTAAGTACAACTCCTAGGTTATTTGTAGTATTTACACTTTTATTGTGCTTTTTCACTGTCAAAAGTTAACTTTCAAGAACCATATGCTTTAGTAACTGTTTTCCATCGTTAGTGTCTTTTTATGCATAAAGTAAGTCATAATCATTGTAAGAACAAAAGGATTTTTCACATTCATTAGCAACTTCATCCAAGATGATAACGCCCGTTACTTAATGACCATGAACTTTCTTAGTAACTTTTCATATTGAAAAGCAGATTACAATGTCTACGAAGTAAATTTCCCACTTGGTTTGTAGCCATCACACTTTGTATGGTGGACTAATCATGCATAGACGAATCCAGGAGATCCAGAATTTCCTGGACCTGAATATTTCAGACCTGCCTTTTAACAATGCAAAGAGCTTCAAGAGTCTTGAATTACTCCCAAAGTGCCTCCCCATCAATGAGTACACCCTCACACTTTCCATCGACAGGCTATCTAGCGATGCAATGCAACTTTTGGACCTGCCTCCAACTTGTCCCTGTTAGTGGGTTGCCCAAGAATCTCTATTgccatctcctttgaaattatGAATCTCCAACCAGCCCCGCAACAAGGGAGTCGAGGCACTTCGAGAATATGATGGCTTCTGGCTTGGATCTCATGCCAACCAAGTACAGATGAAGTAGCCCATGTAGGCGATGTGCTGCAGCCTTCTCTCCATGCCAGGCATCTTGCATTAACATGCTAATCCCAAACAGCCAGAAGTTCACAACCAACTGCGATTTTGATAGAACTttcctagaaaagaaaaaggctcgCTGTTAAGAGATCACCAATGTCAAACTTCTGTTTCTTTGAACCATCAACGCATATATgtcttcttcatctccatcttctTAATACCATCAGTCTCCAGATACTGATCTCTAGCATCAAAATGCCCTCTCCAAATTCAAGAACATGCATCTCATACTCATCAAAATGAGAGAAGCCACTGATGAATGAGGACAGGTACTTCTCTACCTTTCTCATCCTCAAGACAGAATGATCCATGCCACGATCTTGGACGCCCATATCAAAGACATGATTCACAGCCTATCTGCAAGTCTCTCTAAACATGCCAGGATAGAGCGGCCTTCCAAAGGAACAGTTGTCCTCTTCACCATCTTTTTTGGTTTTCGAGCTTTACCTTAATTTAAAACCAAGCCAAATTATAGTAACATAAAAAAGTCAGTAGTCAATACTAGTGCCTAACAGGGGAGTTTTACTTGAATAACGGCAGCTCTACAGCAAAGAAAACTTACATGACGACCAAGGAAATATGTCTCTTGTCCGATAGGCGATTTCGCAATAGAATAGACCATGCAGATAAAGTCTGATCAATTATGTTTCTCATAAGACTGCTTCCCGAACTTCATCGACTTTACCAACTGCTTCAAGTATTGATGAGTAGGTGATGAGGTCATATTCAAATCCTTGAGCCTTCATCTCCTTCATAAGCTTTGCAGCTTCCTCAAACATACCAGCGCGGCTGAGACATCCAAGTACAGTGTTATAAGATACAGAATCTGGCTTAATCCTCGAACGTTTCATCTTCGTAAACGTTTCCATTGCCCGATCTGGCCCACCAGACCTTGCCAGGCCATTAAGAATGATGTTATGTGAATTTATATCTGGGCTGCAGCCatttttttccatgttctgaAGTAATGAATGGGCTTCGTCCATCATCCCAGCCCTAATCATCCCTGACATGAGTGCATTATAAGCATAAACATCAGGATTGCAACCTGTCATCTTCATCTCATTGAAAAGATCAACAGCTTCACTGAGACGTCCACTTTTTCCGTAGTGTTTAATCATGACCGCATATACTCTTGAGCTCAAACGTCCATaattctctctcaattcttGAAATAACTCGTTAGCAGCTTCATGCCGGTTCGCCTTTCCAAGACTGTTGATCAGGCTGCAATAGGCAGCCGGACAAGGAGGAAAACCTTTCTCATCCATCTCTTCCAAGAGTAGTAAAGCCTTTTCAACCCTGTTTGCCTTGCAAAACCCATGAATGAGAATCGAATAAGTGAATGAGCTGGGAACAATACCATTTGCCTTCATATTCTCAAACCATGATGCCGCTTCAGAAGCCGGAGCCTTAGATTCAAACAAAGCCTTAATTATGGTGTTGTAAGTCACGACATTTGGCGCACATCGCATGGATTCCATCTCATTAAAGATTTTTATAGCATCATCTAGACGACCGGCTCTTCCCAGAATGTTAATCGTGTTGTTTATGGAGACAACATCAGCTTCACAGCCTTCTTTTCGCATACTCATAAACACACTGTAGGCATCATCAATCCTCCCAGCCTTGCCAAGCCCCTTAATCAATTCAGTGTATGTAAAAACAGTAAGTGCATAACCCTTGTCTCTCATCTCTTGGACTAGACTCAACGCCTTTTCAACTTCCCCACATTTAAAATAGATTCCCAACAAAGTCGTATAGATCTTTGGAGTGGGATGCAAACCGTTCACCTTCATCTCATCAAATAACCTAAGTGCAGATTCTGCATGACCCAATTTAGCAGATGCTGATATAACTGTGTTGTAGGTCACAGTATCGGGAAGACAATTGTTATCAGTACACATCTCTGTGTACAGCTCATGAACCTTTTCATGATGACCCTCTTGCATTAGCATCAGAATCATAGAATTGTAAGTGCTTGTTGTAGCCTTGCACTTGCGTCCTTTGACTTGGTAAAATATCGAAAGAGCCTTGTTTACCATCTTAGCCCTACCCAAGATTTGGATGATTTCAGATAATTCAACCGGGTTGATCACGCTTGCACTCCGAGCCATTTCTTGAACCATCTTCCATAGCTCACCAACCAGCCCAGCTTCGTCCAAGCAGCGAATCAAGGCCATATAGGTGCTCGCGTCGTGTGCAAAGTTCCTCCTCTTTCCAGCCCACTTGAAGAACTGAATCTTAACACCGATCTCAACATCGACCTTCAGTATTTCGCGAACAAGCTGATGGTCCACTCTCAACTTTAGCACCTCCAAAGCCTTCTCTGCATCAGGGCCCCACttgaaaatcttcaaaattCTGATGAACCTTTCGTCCAACGTCCGAACTGAAAGGTCTCTCCTTGAAAACCTCGATATCCTCGGATCTTTCGGCAAGTCTCGTGCATCGTCTCTGAGATCATGTGGCAGGAACATTTGGACAATCTCCTTTTCTGCAAACCAACAGCCGAAAAAAGAActctttgaaaaagaaaaacaacccTCGCTCCAACAGCTCTCACTTCACACAAATTACAAGAGAGCCAATGACGTTGCACTAAATTACATAACTATTCACGACACTACCATACTAGAGCAGTTATTATCAGGTATATCATACTGCTGCTGCAAGAACAGCCCCAATGACCTAACATTTCATCACAAGCCAGTGCTTCATAAGACTTCTATTCACCGCAAACAGAGACAAACAAGCGCAGAAATTGtgccccaccccccaaaaaaaaaagaaaaacaagaatgtAGGAGTTTTGCATAGTGAAGCTAACCTGTTTGCTTAATTCTCTCAGAGAGGTGAGGCAGGGACGTGATCGAACGCCTCGAGGAGGCCGCTTTGGCATAGGCCCTCGATACGCCGAGTGCTTTCGAGATCATGTCACAGTGAATTACGAGGAGAGAAAATAACTTGTGAAAAACGACGAAGAAGAGCTTCTTAAGGTATGTTCGACCGCCCAAGACGCCAAGTCGtcggagaggaagaagagggaagaggaaCTGAAAAACTGTTGACCACCACAAAATGGGACTGAGCCGGGAGGACATCAAGAAAGCATGGGTCCTCCACTGTTTTGCTGGATGGACTATGAGGCCCTTTTATATCTTAATTATCTTGGCCCATTAGTGCTGGCAATTAATCAaacattgaaaaaagaaaaaaaaagcattgatataaaaaaattttatctgTCACAAGAATTATAAGCATATGATTTTGGGAAAGTGTTGATTTaactaagaaaataaaagcgtacgattttaaaaacaaaatttctcGATTCTATCGTAGTATGGGGGTGCATGAAATCCATCCGTAAacagaatttctgtttcaaacctatttctggaacagaaatccgtttggtaacgcaattctatttttctatttctgaaacaaaaaattgtttcgtaaatagatttgaagaaaaaatgagaaacaaaaattttctactttttcgagaaacagaaatagaaatctcattttttctcaaatactcGTCGCCGCCAACCGGTCGCCGCCCGCTGCagccgatcgccgccgccggccgccgccgttAGCCGGCcgacacatttttcagaagtagaaattttatatcgttatcaaacacttttttttgctcaaaaactcattcagaaacagaaatagaaaaaactatttctagccgtaaatctatttccgaaacagaatggttatcattcacgcccATGTGACTGGAAAAGACAGAAAACACAAATGTATAagggaaaatgtcaaaaaaaggCCCCAAGTCCTctctatttctcaaaaaagggcctgaagtggaatCTATTTCTAATAAGGGACTAATCGgggatattttggtcttttgctttttaaaatttattttttttgtttttttgttttcctattcctttactttttcctctcccctctctcacTCATCGCCGGCCTCAGCTTCTCTTCAATGGTGGGCATCAGCCTGCTCTCTCCTCTGGA is a window from the Rhodamnia argentea isolate NSW1041297 chromosome 8, ASM2092103v1, whole genome shotgun sequence genome containing:
- the LOC115737897 gene encoding protein SYS1 homolog isoform X2; this translates as MFYGAVAWDPWLIVAQIVCLQCLYYLTLGLFLSLLVGTRVSRMSLVYFFDFAAVSTSTVTGWSVIACFVLTAVAGAGYMLYLIERAKKCPDFSATLFIIHLLICIIYGGWPSSITWWVVNGTGLAVMALLGEYLCIKRELREIPIARCLTNWRSATNKNKFHWSIWAIPLDDALDAILYQIRIG
- the LOC115737897 gene encoding protein SYS1 homolog isoform X1, which produces MFYGAVAWDPWLIVAQIVCLQCLYYLTLGLFLSLLVGTRVSRMSLVYFFDFAAVSTSTVTGWSVIACFVLTAVAGAGYMLYLIERAKKCPDFSATLFIIHLLICIIYGGWPSSITWWVVNGTGLAVMALLGEYLCIKRELREIPIARYRPPV
- the LOC115737889 gene encoding trihelix transcription factor ASIL2-like — protein: MDHAEDDAGYPPHSHGADQPQAYGSSNSQKLPVGTPPYSKPVNNQYVDDEDEDDGDEEDEEEELGEEEDDKDHMNGNRQTVKNVEDEDDEDDDNDEDDFSDDDDDDDDDLQKNQARRANDPERRPKRRKLKSLVSSYEFAPRVPPPQDVPPPVPKPLPPTGGRNSLTDWTEHETVVLLEAWGERFLQRGRKSLRSDEWQEVAEKVAEVSKVDRTESQCRNRLDTLKKKYKKEKAKFVETCGVSSKWVYFKKMDMLMCSSPSQQTALSCGVDSGEYVFMNPRVYLNRANGMDEMRDSPGNSESSDKGGDDSDGLPPKKRKSGRESSDGASIKLLAESVTKFSKIYEKIENSKRQQMVELEKMRMDFQRDLEVQRKQIMERAQAEIARIRQGDDGENDLSAENASG
- the LOC115737887 gene encoding pentatricopeptide repeat-containing protein At3g16010 yields the protein MISKALGVSRAYAKAASSRRSITSLPHLSERIKQTEKEIVQMFLPHDLRDDARDLPKDPRISRFSRRDLSVRTLDERFIRILKIFKWGPDAEKALEVLKLRVDHQLVREILKVDVEIGVKIQFFKWAGKRRNFAHDASTYMALIRCLDEAGLVGELWKMVQEMARSASVINPVELSEIIQILGRAKMVNKALSIFYQVKGRKCKATTSTYNSMILMLMQEGHHEKVHELYTEMCTDNNCLPDTVTYNTVISASAKLGHAESALRLFDEMKVNGLHPTPKIYTTLLGIYFKCGEVEKALSLVQEMRDKGYALTVFTYTELIKGLGKAGRIDDAYSVFMSMRKEGCEADVVSINNTINILGRAGRLDDAIKIFNEMESMRCAPNVVTYNTIIKALFESKAPASEAASWFENMKANGIVPSSFTYSILIHGFCKANRVEKALLLLEEMDEKGFPPCPAAYCSLINSLGKANRHEAANELFQELRENYGRLSSRVYAVMIKHYGKSGRLSEAVDLFNEMKMTGCNPDVYAYNALMSGMIRAGMMDEAHSLLQNMEKNGCSPDINSHNIILNGLARSGGPDRAMETFTKMKRSRIKPDSVSYNTVLGCLSRAGMFEEAAKLMKEMKAQGFEYDLITYSSILEAVGKVDEVREAVL